The proteins below come from a single Jaculus jaculus isolate mJacJac1 chromosome 12, mJacJac1.mat.Y.cur, whole genome shotgun sequence genomic window:
- the Fbxw7 gene encoding F-box/WD repeat-containing protein 7 isoform X2: MCVRPRQPRGASRGPGPGLLLGCIRIRLDRRVRRPLLLPSLPPLTCLSMSTLESVTYLPEKGLYCQRLPSSRTHGGTEPLKGKNPDNMGFYGTLKMIFYKMKRKLDHGSEVRSFSLGKKPCKVSEYTSTTGLVPCSATPTTFGDLRAANGQGQQRRRITSVQPPTGLQEWLKMFQSWSGAEKLLALDELIDSCEPTQVKHMMQVIEPQFQRDFISLLPKELALYVLSFLEPKDLLQAAQTCRYWRILAEDNLLWREKCKEEGIDEPLHIKRRKVIKPGFIHSPWKSAYIRQHRIDTNWRRGELKSPKVLKGHDDHVITCLQFCGNRIVSGSDDNTLKVWSAVTGKCLRTLVGHTGGVWSSQMRDNIIISGSTDRTLKVWNAETGECIHTLYGHTSTVRCMHLHEKRVVSGSRDATLRVWDIETGQCLHVLMGHVAAVRCVQYDGRRVVSGAYDFMVKVWDPETETCLHTLQGHTNRVYSLQFDGIHVVSGSLDTSIRVWDVETGNCIHTLTGHQSLTSGMELKDNILVSGNADSTVKIWDIKTGQCLQTLQGPNKHQSAVTCLQFNKNFVITSSDDGTVKLWDLKTGEFIRNLVTLESGGSGGVVWRIRASNTKLVCAVGSRNGTEETKLLVLDFDVDMK; encoded by the exons atgtgtgtgcgtccCAGGCAGCCGCGAGGAGCGAGCcgcgggccggggccggggctgCTGCTGGGCTGCATCCGAATCCGCCTGGACCGCCGAGTTCGCCGGCCGCTTCTGCTCCCCAGCCTTCCTCCTCTGACGTGCCTGAGCATGTCCACGCTAGAATCCGTGACATACCTGCCTGAAAAGGGGTTATATTGTCAGAGACTGCCCAGCAGCCGGACTCACGGGGGCACAGAACCCCTGAAGGGGAAAAATCCAGACAACATGGGTTTCTACGGcacattaaaaatgattttttacaaA ATGAAAAGAAAGTTGGACCATGGTTCTGAGGTCCGTTCCTTTTCTTTGGGAAAGAAACCATGCAAAGTCTCAGAATATACCAG taccACTGGGCTTGTACCATGTTCAGCAACACCAACAACTTTTGGGGACCTGAGAGCAGCCAATGGCCAAGGGCAACAGCGACGCCGGATTACATCTGTCCAGCCACCCACAGGCCTCCAGGAATGGCTGAAAATGTTTCAG AGCTGGAGTGGAGCAGAGAAGTTGCTGGCTTTAGATGAGCTCATTGACAGCTGTGAGCCAACGCAGGTAAAGCACATGATGCAAGTGATCGAGCCCCAGTTCCAACGAGACTTCATCTCCTTGCTCCCCAAAGAG CTGGCACTTTATGTGCTTTCATTCCTGGAACCCAAAGACCTGCTACAAGCCGCTCAGACGTGTCGCTACTGGCGAATTTTGGCTGAAGACAACCTTCTCTGGAGAGAGAAGTGCAAAGAAGAGG GGATTGATGAACCGTTGCACATCAAGCGAAGAAAGGTAATAAAACCAGGTTTCATACACAGCCCATGGAAAAGTGCGTACATCAGACAGCACAGAATTGATACCAACTGGAGGCGAGGAGAGCTCAAGTCGCCTAAG GTGCTGAAAGGACATGATGATCACGTGATCACTTGCTTACAGTTCTGTGGTAACCGAATAGTTAGTGGTTCTGATGACAACACTTTAAAAGTCTGGTCAGCAGTCACTGGCAAA TGTCTGCGAACATTGGTGGGACATACCGGGGGAGTGTGGTCATCACAGATGAGAGATAATATCATCATTAGTGGATCTACTGACCGAACTCTCAAAGTGTGGAACGCTGAGACTGGAGAATGTATACATACCTTATATGGGCATACTTCCACTGTTCGCTGTATGCACCTCCATGAAAAAAG AGTTGTTAGCGGTTCTCGAGATGCCACTCTTAGGGTCTGGGATATTGAGACAGGCCAGTGTTTACATGTCTTGATGGGTCACGTGGCAGCCGTCCGCTGTGTTCAGTATGATGGCAGGAGGGTTGTTAGTGGAGCCTATGACTTTATGGTGAAGGTGTGGGATCCGGAGACTGAGACCTGTCTACACACGTTGCAGGGGCATACTAATAGAGTCTACTCCTTACAG TTTGATGGCATCCATGTGGTGAGTGGATCTCTTGATACGTCCATCCGAGTatgggatgtggagacaggaaaCTGCATTCACACGTTAACAGGACACCAGTCATTAACAAGTGGAATGGAACTCAAAGATAATATTCTTGTCTCTGGGAATGCAGATTCTACAGTTAAAATCTGGGATATCAAAACAGGACAGTGTTTACAAACATTGCAAG GTCCCAACAAGCATCAGAGTGCTGTGACCTGTTTACAGTTCAACAAGAACTTTGTAATCACCAGCTCAGACGATGGAACTGTAAAACTATGGGACTTGAAAACGGGTGAATTTATTCGCAACCTGGTCACATTGGAGAGTGGGGGGAGCGGGGGCGTCGTGTGGCGGATCAGAGCCTCAAACACAAAGCTGGTGTGTGCGGTTGGGAGTCGGAATGGGACTGAAGAAACCAAGCTGCTGGTGCTGGACTTCGATGTGGATATGAAGTGA